A portion of the Gorilla gorilla gorilla isolate KB3781 chromosome X, NHGRI_mGorGor1-v2.1_pri, whole genome shotgun sequence genome contains these proteins:
- the G6PD gene encoding glucose-6-phosphate 1-dehydrogenase isoform X4 encodes MAEQVALSRTQVCGILREELFQGDAFHQSDTHIFIIMGASGDLAKKKIYPTIWWLFRDGLLPENTFIVGYARSRLTVADIRKQSEPFFKATPEEKLKLEDFFARNSYVAGQYDDAASYQRLNSHMNALHLGSQANRLFYLALPPTVYEAVTKNIHESCMSQIGWNRIIVEKPFGRDLQSSDRLSNHISSLFREDQIYRIDHYLGKEMVQNLMVLRFANRIFGPIWNRDNIACVILTFKEPFGTEGRGGYFDEFGIIRDVMQNHLLQMLCLVAMEKPASTNSDDVRDEKVKVLKCISEVQANNVVLGQYVGNPDGEGEATKGYLDDPTVPRGSTTATFAAVVLYVENERWDGVPFILRCGKALNERKAEVRLQFHDVAGDIFHQQCKRNELVIRVQPNEAVYTKMMTKKPGMFFNPEESELDLTYGNRYKNVKLPDAYERLILDVFCGSQMHFVRSDELREAWRIFTPLLHQIELEKPKPIPYIYGSRGPTEADELMKRVGFQYEGTYKWVNPHKL; translated from the exons ATGGCAGAGCAGGTGGCCCTGAGCCGGACCCAGGTGTGTGGGATCCTGCGGGAAGAGCTGTTCCAGGGCGATGCCTTCCATCAGTCCGATACACACATATTCATTATCATGGGTGCATCG GGTGACCTGGCCAAGAAGAagatctaccccaccatctg GTGGCTGTTCCGGGATGGCCTTCTGCCCGAAAACACCTTCATCGTGGGCTATGCCCGTTCCCGCCTCACAGTGGCTGACATCCGCAAACAGAGTGAGCCCTTCTTCAAG GCCACCCCAGAGGAGAAGCTCAAGCTGGAGGACTTCTTTGCCCGCAACTCCTATGTGGCTGGCCAGTACGATGATGCAGCCTCCTACCAGCGCCTCAACAGCCACATGAATGCCCTCCACCTGGGGTCACAGGCCAACCGCCTCTTCTACCTGGCCTTGCCCCCCACCGTCTACGAGGCCGTCACCAAGAACATTCACGAGTCCTGCATGAGCCAGAT AGGCTGGAACCGCATCATCGTGGAGAAGCCCTTCGGGAGGGACCTGCAGAGCTCTGACCGGCTGTCCAACCACATCTCCTCCCTGTTCCGTGAGGACCAGATCTACCGCATCGACCACTACCTGGGCAAGGAGATGGTGCAGAACCTCATGGTGCTGAG ATTTGCCAACAGGATCTTCGGCCCCATCTGGAACCGGGACAACATCGCCTGCGTTATCCTCACCTTCAAGGAGCCCTTTGGCACTGAGGGTCGCGGGGGCTATTTTGATGAATTTGGGATCATCCG GGACGTGATGCAGAACCACCTACTGCAGATGCTGTGTCTGGTGGCCATGGAGAAGCCCGCCTCCACCAACTCAGATGACGTCCGTGATGAGAAG GTCAAGGTGTTGAAATGTATCTCAGAGGTGCAGGCCAACAATGTGGTCCTGGGCCAGTACGTGGGGAACCCCGATGGAGAGGGCGAGGCCACCAAAGGGTACCTGGACGACCCCACGGTGCCCCGCGGGTCCACCACCGCCACTTTTGCAGCTGTCGTCCTCTATGTGGAGAATGAGAGGTGGGATG GGGTGCCCTTCATCCTGCGCTGCGGCAAGGCCCTGAACGAGCGCAAGGCCGAGGTGAGGCTGCAGTTCCATGATGTGGCCGGCGACATCTTCCACCAGCAGTGCAAGCGCAACGAGCTGGTGATCCGTGTGCAGCCCAACGAGGCCGTGTACACCAAGATGATGACCAAGAAGCCGGGCATGTTCTTCAACCCCGAGGAGTCGGAGCTGGACCTGACCTACGGCAACAGATACAAG AACGTGAAGCTCCCTGATGCCTACGAGCGCCTCATCCTGGACGTCTTCTGCGGGAGCCAGATGCACTTCGTGCGCAG CGACGAGCTCCGTGAGGCCTGGCGTATTTTCACCCCACTGCTGCACCAGATTGAGCTGGAGAAGCCCAAGCCCATCCCCTATATTTATGGCAG CCGAGGCCCCACGGAGGCAGACGAGCTGATGAAGAGAGTGGGTTTCCAGTATGAGGGCACCTACAAGTGGGTGAACCCCCACAAGCTCTGA
- the G6PD gene encoding glucose-6-phosphate 1-dehydrogenase isoform X3: MAEQVALSRTQVCGILREELFQGDAFHQSDTHIFIIMGASGDLAKKKIYPTIWWLFRDGLLPENTFIVGYARSRLTVADIRKQSEPFFKATPEEKLKLEDFFARNSYVAGQYDDAASYQRLNSHMNALHLGSQANRLFYLALPPTVYEAVTKNIHESCMSQIRGWNRIIVEKPFGRDLQSSDRLSNHISSLFREDQIYRIDHYLGKEMVQNLMVLRFANRIFGPIWNRDNIACVILTFKEPFGTEGRGGYFDEFGIIRDVMQNHLLQMLCLVAMEKPASTNSDDVRDEKVKVLKCISEVQANNVVLGQYVGNPDGEGEATKGYLDDPTVPRGSTTATFAAVVLYVENERWDGVPFILRCGKALNERKAEVRLQFHDVAGDIFHQQCKRNELVIRVQPNEAVYTKMMTKKPGMFFNPEESELDLTYGNRYKNVKLPDAYERLILDVFCGSQMHFVRSDELREAWRIFTPLLHQIELEKPKPIPYIYGSRGPTEADELMKRVGFQYEGTYKWVNPHKL; this comes from the exons ATGGCAGAGCAGGTGGCCCTGAGCCGGACCCAGGTGTGTGGGATCCTGCGGGAAGAGCTGTTCCAGGGCGATGCCTTCCATCAGTCCGATACACACATATTCATTATCATGGGTGCATCG GGTGACCTGGCCAAGAAGAagatctaccccaccatctg GTGGCTGTTCCGGGATGGCCTTCTGCCCGAAAACACCTTCATCGTGGGCTATGCCCGTTCCCGCCTCACAGTGGCTGACATCCGCAAACAGAGTGAGCCCTTCTTCAAG GCCACCCCAGAGGAGAAGCTCAAGCTGGAGGACTTCTTTGCCCGCAACTCCTATGTGGCTGGCCAGTACGATGATGCAGCCTCCTACCAGCGCCTCAACAGCCACATGAATGCCCTCCACCTGGGGTCACAGGCCAACCGCCTCTTCTACCTGGCCTTGCCCCCCACCGTCTACGAGGCCGTCACCAAGAACATTCACGAGTCCTGCATGAGCCAGAT CAGAGGCTGGAACCGCATCATCGTGGAGAAGCCCTTCGGGAGGGACCTGCAGAGCTCTGACCGGCTGTCCAACCACATCTCCTCCCTGTTCCGTGAGGACCAGATCTACCGCATCGACCACTACCTGGGCAAGGAGATGGTGCAGAACCTCATGGTGCTGAG ATTTGCCAACAGGATCTTCGGCCCCATCTGGAACCGGGACAACATCGCCTGCGTTATCCTCACCTTCAAGGAGCCCTTTGGCACTGAGGGTCGCGGGGGCTATTTTGATGAATTTGGGATCATCCG GGACGTGATGCAGAACCACCTACTGCAGATGCTGTGTCTGGTGGCCATGGAGAAGCCCGCCTCCACCAACTCAGATGACGTCCGTGATGAGAAG GTCAAGGTGTTGAAATGTATCTCAGAGGTGCAGGCCAACAATGTGGTCCTGGGCCAGTACGTGGGGAACCCCGATGGAGAGGGCGAGGCCACCAAAGGGTACCTGGACGACCCCACGGTGCCCCGCGGGTCCACCACCGCCACTTTTGCAGCTGTCGTCCTCTATGTGGAGAATGAGAGGTGGGATG GGGTGCCCTTCATCCTGCGCTGCGGCAAGGCCCTGAACGAGCGCAAGGCCGAGGTGAGGCTGCAGTTCCATGATGTGGCCGGCGACATCTTCCACCAGCAGTGCAAGCGCAACGAGCTGGTGATCCGTGTGCAGCCCAACGAGGCCGTGTACACCAAGATGATGACCAAGAAGCCGGGCATGTTCTTCAACCCCGAGGAGTCGGAGCTGGACCTGACCTACGGCAACAGATACAAG AACGTGAAGCTCCCTGATGCCTACGAGCGCCTCATCCTGGACGTCTTCTGCGGGAGCCAGATGCACTTCGTGCGCAG CGACGAGCTCCGTGAGGCCTGGCGTATTTTCACCCCACTGCTGCACCAGATTGAGCTGGAGAAGCCCAAGCCCATCCCCTATATTTATGGCAG CCGAGGCCCCACGGAGGCAGACGAGCTGATGAAGAGAGTGGGTTTCCAGTATGAGGGCACCTACAAGTGGGTGAACCCCCACAAGCTCTGA
- the G6PD gene encoding glucose-6-phosphate 1-dehydrogenase isoform X2: MGRRGSAPGNGRTLRGCERGGRRRRSADSVMAEQVALSRTQVCGILREELFQGDAFHQSDTHIFIIMGASGDLAKKKIYPTIWWLFRDGLLPENTFIVGYARSRLTVADIRKQSEPFFKATPEEKLKLEDFFARNSYVAGQYDDAASYQRLNSHMNALHLGSQANRLFYLALPPTVYEAVTKNIHESCMSQIGWNRIIVEKPFGRDLQSSDRLSNHISSLFREDQIYRIDHYLGKEMVQNLMVLRFANRIFGPIWNRDNIACVILTFKEPFGTEGRGGYFDEFGIIRDVMQNHLLQMLCLVAMEKPASTNSDDVRDEKVKVLKCISEVQANNVVLGQYVGNPDGEGEATKGYLDDPTVPRGSTTATFAAVVLYVENERWDGVPFILRCGKALNERKAEVRLQFHDVAGDIFHQQCKRNELVIRVQPNEAVYTKMMTKKPGMFFNPEESELDLTYGNRYKNVKLPDAYERLILDVFCGSQMHFVRSDELREAWRIFTPLLHQIELEKPKPIPYIYGSRGPTEADELMKRVGFQYEGTYKWVNPHKL, from the exons ATGGGCCGGCGGGGCTCAGCCCCCGGAAACGGTCGTACACTTCGGGGCTGCGAGCGCGGAGGGCGACGACGACGAAGCGCAG ACAGCGTCATGGCAGAGCAGGTGGCCCTGAGCCGGACCCAGGTGTGTGGGATCCTGCGGGAAGAGCTGTTCCAGGGCGATGCCTTCCATCAGTCCGATACACACATATTCATTATCATGGGTGCATCG GGTGACCTGGCCAAGAAGAagatctaccccaccatctg GTGGCTGTTCCGGGATGGCCTTCTGCCCGAAAACACCTTCATCGTGGGCTATGCCCGTTCCCGCCTCACAGTGGCTGACATCCGCAAACAGAGTGAGCCCTTCTTCAAG GCCACCCCAGAGGAGAAGCTCAAGCTGGAGGACTTCTTTGCCCGCAACTCCTATGTGGCTGGCCAGTACGATGATGCAGCCTCCTACCAGCGCCTCAACAGCCACATGAATGCCCTCCACCTGGGGTCACAGGCCAACCGCCTCTTCTACCTGGCCTTGCCCCCCACCGTCTACGAGGCCGTCACCAAGAACATTCACGAGTCCTGCATGAGCCAGAT AGGCTGGAACCGCATCATCGTGGAGAAGCCCTTCGGGAGGGACCTGCAGAGCTCTGACCGGCTGTCCAACCACATCTCCTCCCTGTTCCGTGAGGACCAGATCTACCGCATCGACCACTACCTGGGCAAGGAGATGGTGCAGAACCTCATGGTGCTGAG ATTTGCCAACAGGATCTTCGGCCCCATCTGGAACCGGGACAACATCGCCTGCGTTATCCTCACCTTCAAGGAGCCCTTTGGCACTGAGGGTCGCGGGGGCTATTTTGATGAATTTGGGATCATCCG GGACGTGATGCAGAACCACCTACTGCAGATGCTGTGTCTGGTGGCCATGGAGAAGCCCGCCTCCACCAACTCAGATGACGTCCGTGATGAGAAG GTCAAGGTGTTGAAATGTATCTCAGAGGTGCAGGCCAACAATGTGGTCCTGGGCCAGTACGTGGGGAACCCCGATGGAGAGGGCGAGGCCACCAAAGGGTACCTGGACGACCCCACGGTGCCCCGCGGGTCCACCACCGCCACTTTTGCAGCTGTCGTCCTCTATGTGGAGAATGAGAGGTGGGATG GGGTGCCCTTCATCCTGCGCTGCGGCAAGGCCCTGAACGAGCGCAAGGCCGAGGTGAGGCTGCAGTTCCATGATGTGGCCGGCGACATCTTCCACCAGCAGTGCAAGCGCAACGAGCTGGTGATCCGTGTGCAGCCCAACGAGGCCGTGTACACCAAGATGATGACCAAGAAGCCGGGCATGTTCTTCAACCCCGAGGAGTCGGAGCTGGACCTGACCTACGGCAACAGATACAAG AACGTGAAGCTCCCTGATGCCTACGAGCGCCTCATCCTGGACGTCTTCTGCGGGAGCCAGATGCACTTCGTGCGCAG CGACGAGCTCCGTGAGGCCTGGCGTATTTTCACCCCACTGCTGCACCAGATTGAGCTGGAGAAGCCCAAGCCCATCCCCTATATTTATGGCAG CCGAGGCCCCACGGAGGCAGACGAGCTGATGAAGAGAGTGGGTTTCCAGTATGAGGGCACCTACAAGTGGGTGAACCCCCACAAGCTCTGA
- the G6PD gene encoding glucose-6-phosphate 1-dehydrogenase isoform X1, translating to MGRRGSAPGNGRTLRGCERGGRRRRSADSVMAEQVALSRTQVCGILREELFQGDAFHQSDTHIFIIMGASGDLAKKKIYPTIWWLFRDGLLPENTFIVGYARSRLTVADIRKQSEPFFKATPEEKLKLEDFFARNSYVAGQYDDAASYQRLNSHMNALHLGSQANRLFYLALPPTVYEAVTKNIHESCMSQIRGWNRIIVEKPFGRDLQSSDRLSNHISSLFREDQIYRIDHYLGKEMVQNLMVLRFANRIFGPIWNRDNIACVILTFKEPFGTEGRGGYFDEFGIIRDVMQNHLLQMLCLVAMEKPASTNSDDVRDEKVKVLKCISEVQANNVVLGQYVGNPDGEGEATKGYLDDPTVPRGSTTATFAAVVLYVENERWDGVPFILRCGKALNERKAEVRLQFHDVAGDIFHQQCKRNELVIRVQPNEAVYTKMMTKKPGMFFNPEESELDLTYGNRYKNVKLPDAYERLILDVFCGSQMHFVRSDELREAWRIFTPLLHQIELEKPKPIPYIYGSRGPTEADELMKRVGFQYEGTYKWVNPHKL from the exons ATGGGCCGGCGGGGCTCAGCCCCCGGAAACGGTCGTACACTTCGGGGCTGCGAGCGCGGAGGGCGACGACGACGAAGCGCAG ACAGCGTCATGGCAGAGCAGGTGGCCCTGAGCCGGACCCAGGTGTGTGGGATCCTGCGGGAAGAGCTGTTCCAGGGCGATGCCTTCCATCAGTCCGATACACACATATTCATTATCATGGGTGCATCG GGTGACCTGGCCAAGAAGAagatctaccccaccatctg GTGGCTGTTCCGGGATGGCCTTCTGCCCGAAAACACCTTCATCGTGGGCTATGCCCGTTCCCGCCTCACAGTGGCTGACATCCGCAAACAGAGTGAGCCCTTCTTCAAG GCCACCCCAGAGGAGAAGCTCAAGCTGGAGGACTTCTTTGCCCGCAACTCCTATGTGGCTGGCCAGTACGATGATGCAGCCTCCTACCAGCGCCTCAACAGCCACATGAATGCCCTCCACCTGGGGTCACAGGCCAACCGCCTCTTCTACCTGGCCTTGCCCCCCACCGTCTACGAGGCCGTCACCAAGAACATTCACGAGTCCTGCATGAGCCAGAT CAGAGGCTGGAACCGCATCATCGTGGAGAAGCCCTTCGGGAGGGACCTGCAGAGCTCTGACCGGCTGTCCAACCACATCTCCTCCCTGTTCCGTGAGGACCAGATCTACCGCATCGACCACTACCTGGGCAAGGAGATGGTGCAGAACCTCATGGTGCTGAG ATTTGCCAACAGGATCTTCGGCCCCATCTGGAACCGGGACAACATCGCCTGCGTTATCCTCACCTTCAAGGAGCCCTTTGGCACTGAGGGTCGCGGGGGCTATTTTGATGAATTTGGGATCATCCG GGACGTGATGCAGAACCACCTACTGCAGATGCTGTGTCTGGTGGCCATGGAGAAGCCCGCCTCCACCAACTCAGATGACGTCCGTGATGAGAAG GTCAAGGTGTTGAAATGTATCTCAGAGGTGCAGGCCAACAATGTGGTCCTGGGCCAGTACGTGGGGAACCCCGATGGAGAGGGCGAGGCCACCAAAGGGTACCTGGACGACCCCACGGTGCCCCGCGGGTCCACCACCGCCACTTTTGCAGCTGTCGTCCTCTATGTGGAGAATGAGAGGTGGGATG GGGTGCCCTTCATCCTGCGCTGCGGCAAGGCCCTGAACGAGCGCAAGGCCGAGGTGAGGCTGCAGTTCCATGATGTGGCCGGCGACATCTTCCACCAGCAGTGCAAGCGCAACGAGCTGGTGATCCGTGTGCAGCCCAACGAGGCCGTGTACACCAAGATGATGACCAAGAAGCCGGGCATGTTCTTCAACCCCGAGGAGTCGGAGCTGGACCTGACCTACGGCAACAGATACAAG AACGTGAAGCTCCCTGATGCCTACGAGCGCCTCATCCTGGACGTCTTCTGCGGGAGCCAGATGCACTTCGTGCGCAG CGACGAGCTCCGTGAGGCCTGGCGTATTTTCACCCCACTGCTGCACCAGATTGAGCTGGAGAAGCCCAAGCCCATCCCCTATATTTATGGCAG CCGAGGCCCCACGGAGGCAGACGAGCTGATGAAGAGAGTGGGTTTCCAGTATGAGGGCACCTACAAGTGGGTGAACCCCCACAAGCTCTGA